A section of the Candidatus Zixiibacteriota bacterium genome encodes:
- a CDS encoding rubredoxin, with protein MDKWQCIICGYIYDPALGDPDNGISPGTSFEQLPEEWLCPECGAEKDQFEKLTG; from the coding sequence ATGGACAAATGGCAATGCATAATCTGCGGTTATATTTATGACCCTGCTCTGGGTGATCCGGATAACGGCATCAGCCCCGGCACATCATTTGAGCAATTGCCGGAAGAATGGCTCTGCCCGGAATGCGGGGCAGAAAAAGACCAGTTCGAGAAACTGACCGGATAG
- a CDS encoding ferritin family protein has translation MKKKEKKNFQEVSEKLPVDVNALDALGIGIYNEQSAFDFYKNLSETIQNPSGQERFRFLSLDEKRHRALLEERYLKESGGQKFSFDPQKIKKIKITINDQASAKEALHLALEAEREAYNSYMRAASQASDQQGKKMYESLASEEDKHYQILMSELQMIEDGFYWFSLDTSGFMED, from the coding sequence ATGAAAAAGAAAGAGAAAAAGAATTTTCAAGAGGTATCTGAAAAGCTCCCTGTGGATGTCAATGCATTAGATGCCCTGGGAATCGGTATCTACAATGAACAGTCAGCCTTTGACTTCTATAAGAATTTGAGTGAGACCATTCAGAATCCGAGTGGACAGGAAAGATTCAGATTTTTATCCCTGGATGAGAAAAGACACCGGGCTCTTTTGGAGGAGAGATACCTTAAGGAATCAGGTGGTCAGAAGTTCAGCTTTGACCCTCAGAAGATCAAAAAAATCAAAATAACAATTAATGACCAGGCGTCAGCCAAAGAGGCTCTGCATCTTGCCTTAGAGGCGGAAAGAGAAGCCTATAATTCATATATGCGAGCTGCATCCCAGGCCAGTGACCAGCAGGGGAAAAAGATGTACGAATCCCTGGCTTCTGAGGAGGATAAGCATTATCAGATATTGATGTCCGAGCTGCAGATGATCGAAGACGGGTTTTACTGGTTCAGCCTGGACACCTCAGGCTTTATGGAGGATTAA
- a CDS encoding SpoIIE family protein phosphatase: MPEKKDIILDILIGAIQREISAYDFYYKSSESSPFPETKSLLLQLAREEKKHRDILTQEYRTVKRMLHKGESGRVYLKKEEVSYFIPDVIPFRKVRTIPEIEIASVSLPTEFLGGDYFETLITPDPDKNIDHLSFLLYDIMGHGLEQTTLKAKIRDKFESLRDVWSKDQSILSPAAMLTRLGKEIWKDCQDVESFVELFYAIYNSEEKKITYSSAGHPPPILITSQGKEVKVLLDTDLVMGLVQSKEYRDSYMSVEPDDILILYTDGVVEPFNPQEEFYEEKRLIRTVQDNFQLKPDQIIQDVLKSIKEFTRDRPLTDELTLVIARMK, translated from the coding sequence ATGCCTGAGAAAAAAGATATAATCTTAGATATTTTGATAGGTGCCATTCAAAGGGAGATAAGCGCCTATGATTTTTATTATAAATCCAGCGAAAGCTCCCCTTTCCCGGAGACCAAATCTCTTCTTCTGCAATTGGCACGGGAGGAGAAAAAACATCGGGATATCCTGACTCAGGAATATAGGACCGTCAAGCGGATGCTCCACAAAGGGGAATCCGGAAGGGTCTATCTGAAAAAAGAAGAGGTCTCCTATTTTATCCCGGATGTGATTCCTTTCAGAAAAGTAAGAACTATCCCTGAAATTGAAATCGCCAGCGTCTCTTTGCCCACAGAATTTTTGGGCGGAGATTATTTTGAAACCCTGATTACCCCTGATCCGGATAAAAACATCGATCACCTGTCCTTTTTGCTTTATGACATAATGGGGCATGGACTGGAACAGACCACTCTTAAAGCAAAAATCAGGGATAAATTTGAGAGCCTGAGAGATGTCTGGTCTAAAGACCAGTCTATCCTCTCCCCTGCTGCCATGCTTACCCGTCTGGGAAAAGAGATCTGGAAGGACTGTCAGGACGTCGAAAGTTTCGTGGAGCTTTTTTACGCAATTTATAACTCTGAGGAGAAAAAGATAACTTATTCCTCAGCCGGCCATCCACCTCCCATCCTCATCACCAGCCAGGGAAAAGAGGTAAAGGTCCTGCTCGATACCGATCTGGTAATGGGATTGGTCCAGTCTAAGGAATATCGGGACAGCTATATGTCAGTTGAACCAGATGACATTTTGATTTTGTATACTGACGGAGTAGTGGAGCCTTTTAATCCTCAAGAAGAATTCTATGAGGAAAAAAGACTTATAAGGACCGTTCAGGATAATTTCCAGCTTAAACCTGACCAGATCATCCAGGATGTTTTGAAATCGATAAAGGAATTTACCAGAGATAGACCCCTGACCGATGAGCTAACTCTGGTTATCGCCAGAATGAAATAG
- a CDS encoding ferritin family protein, translating to MDQKAFEEIILFAIRKEVEAATLYGTYANLASSEGARQMFKDLQVEEQKHKKNLENLKKEDVTRYRLKKVPDLKIGDYIQDEDYCPEMSYQEALLLAIKREENSVRLYQDLSRGAEEPELKKIFLVLSQEESKHKLKLETEYDQRVLTEN from the coding sequence ATGGACCAGAAAGCTTTTGAAGAAATCATCCTCTTCGCCATAAGAAAAGAGGTTGAAGCTGCTACCCTTTATGGAACTTACGCTAACTTAGCCAGCAGTGAAGGGGCAAGGCAGATGTTCAAAGATCTGCAGGTTGAAGAGCAGAAGCACAAAAAAAATTTAGAAAATCTGAAAAAAGAGGATGTCACCCGTTACCGCTTGAAAAAGGTGCCGGACCTGAAAATAGGTGACTATATTCAGGATGAAGACTACTGTCCGGAGATGAGTTATCAGGAGGCTCTGCTCCTGGCGATCAAACGGGAGGAGAATTCTGTCAGATTATACCAGGATTTATCCAGAGGAGCAGAAGAGCCGGAGCTGAAGAAGATATTTCTGGTTCTATCCCAGGAGGAATCAAAACATAAACTTAAACTGGAGACCGAATACGACCAGAGAGTTTTGACGGAAAATTAA